A single genomic interval of Sceloporus undulatus isolate JIND9_A2432 ecotype Alabama chromosome 2, SceUnd_v1.1, whole genome shotgun sequence harbors:
- the LOC121921089 gene encoding appetite-regulating hormone-like, with amino-acid sequence MFNQSLIVGTLLVCSLWTEITIAGSSFLSPEQPKMQRKGLQKPATKFHRRDAEAALEVPGNEVEGTSNEMDIKVTVPFEISMKISEAQYKDCEQILEKFLEDILAGSIKENQAKD; translated from the exons ATGTTTAACCAAAGCCTAATAGTAGGAACGCTCCTTGTCTGTTCACTCTGGACAGAGATCACAATCGCTGGTTCCAGCTTTTTAAGTCCAGAACAACCGAAGATGCAG cGAAAAGGCCTTCAGAAACCTGCAACAAAGTTCCATCGCCGAGATGCAGAAGCAGCTTTGGAAGTCCCTGGAAACGAGGTTGAGGGAACCAGTAATGAAATGGATATAAAG GTTACTGTTCCCTTTGAAATCAGCATGAAAATCTCAGAAGCTCAGTACAAAGACTGTGAACAAATTCTGGAGAAATTTCTGGAAGACATTCTGGCTGGGAGCATTAAAG AAAACCAGGCAAAAGActga
- the SEC13 gene encoding protein SEC13 homolog, which translates to MVSVINTVDTSHEDMIHDAQMDYYGTRLATCSSDRSVKIFDVRNGGQILIADLRGHEGPVWQVAWAHPMYGNILASCSYDRKVIIWKEENGTWEKAYEYTGHDSSVNSVCWAPQDYGLILACGSSDGAISLLNYTGDGQWEVKKISNAHTIGCNAVSWAPAVVPGSLIDQPSSQKPNYIKRFASGGCDNLIKIWKEEDGQWKEEQKLEAHSDWVRDVAWAPSIGLPTSTIASCSQDGRVFIWMCDDASGNSWSPKLLHKFNDVVWHVSWSITANILAVSGGDNKVTLWKESVDGQWACISDVNKGQGAVSAITEGQQNEQ; encoded by the exons atg GTGTCTGTAATTAATACAGTAGACACTTCCCATGAGGATATGATA CACGATGCTCAGATGGATTATTATGGCACGCGGTTGGCAACCTGCTCCTCAGACAGATCAGTTAAAATATTTGATGTACGGAATGGAGGACAAATTCTCATAGCTGACTTAAGAGG GCATGAAGGCCCTGTGTGGCAGGTTGCTTGGGCTCATCCCATGTATGGAAACATCCTGGCTTCCTGTTCCTATGACCGGAAAGTtattatatggaaggaggagaATGGTACATGGGAAAAGGCCTATGAATACACAGGACACGATTCATCAG TGAATTCTGTGTGTTGGGCCCCACAAGACTATGGTCTTATCCTTGCTTGTGGCAGTTCTGATGGAGCCATCTCTCTGTTGAACTACACTGGTGATGGACAGTGGGAGGTGAAAAAAATCAGCAATGCACACACT aTTGGCTGCAATGCTGTTAGCTGGGCCCCTGCTGTTGTGCCAGGAAGCCTCATAGACCAGCCGTCAAGCCAAAAACCAAACTACATCAAGCGTTTTGCTTCAGGTGGCTGTGATAATCTTATCAAGATTTGGAA GGAAGAAGATGGTCAGTGGAAAGAAGAACAGAAACTAGAAGCTCACAGTGATTGGGTCAGAGATGTGGCCTGGGCCCCCTCCATAGGTTTACCAACAAGTACTATTGCCAGCTGCTCACAG GATGGCAGAGTGTTTATCTGGATGTGTGATGATGCCTCAGGAAACTCATGGTCACCAAAATTGTTACACAAGTTCAATGATGTAGTCTGGCATGTTAGCTGGTCTATCACTGCTAATATTCTTGCAGTTTCTGGAGGAGACAACAAA GTAACTTTATGGAAAGAATCGGTAGATGGACAGTGGGCATGTATCAGTGATGTTAATAAGGGCCAAGGAGCAGTATCTGCTATTACAGAAGGGCAGCAGAATGAACAGTGA